A stretch of the Drosophila sulfurigaster albostrigata strain 15112-1811.04 chromosome 2L, ASM2355843v2, whole genome shotgun sequence genome encodes the following:
- the LOC133835067 gene encoding alpha-aminoadipic semialdehyde synthase, mitochondrial: MWRSSQLRATIAPAFARHRHHGRVIAIRREDQSVWERRAPFGPTHVQKLVKQGVKVIVQPSNRRAYPMQAYMQAGAQIQEDISDASVIFGVKQVPIDALIPGKTYCFFSHTIKAQESNMPLLDAILEKKIRLIDYERIIDERGARLVAFGKYAGVAGMVNILHGIGLRLLALGHHTPFMHIGPAHNYRNSSMARQAIRDCGYEISLGMMPKSIGPLTFVFTGSGNVSQGAQEVFSELPIEYVPPEMLRKVAEHGSQNKLYGCEVSRSDHLERREGGGFDAKEYDEFPERYISTFNQKIAPYASVIVNGIYWAVGSPKLISIPDAKNLLRPANTPWLPTSKGSPALPHRMLAICDISADPGGSIEFMNECTTIDTPFCLYDADRNKDTKSFKGPGVLVCSIDNMPTQLPRESTDLFGELLSPHVHDIIKSDAKKRLQDEQFSYPIQSAIIASNGELTEGFQYIQELRDSQNNRSRHKMEGRSESHKKVLVLGAGMVSAPLVEWLHREKDVNITVCSQVKEEADRLAQQYAGVDSVYLDVNESTGHLQELCGKADVVISLLPYSLHGMIARYCVAERTHMVTASYLNDEISALHEEARANGVTIMNEVGLDPGIDHLLALECIHEVQEKGAVVESFVSYCGGLPAPEHSNNALRYKFSWSPRGVLLNTLSAAKYLSQGQIVEISGGGELMSTPRSLDFLPGFALEGFPNRDSTKYGSLYGLGRDVHTLLRGTIRYKGFSESIKPMQLLGLIDPEPHALLHPSGPEVTWRQLVTHLLGMSDTSIFYENLKQKLVERLGDVDGIESLGLLDETPVVKLNSPLDTLSHYLSKRLAFDRDERDLVVLRHEVGIRWPDGRREERGINFVVYGQPQGHSAMAMTVGKPAAIAAKMILDGEIQERGVLLPFTPDIYRPMLQRLRSEGLTATETSRWLN, translated from the exons ATGTGGCGTTCGTCTCAATTGCGCGCAACAATCGCGCCCGCCTTCGCCCGTCATCGTCAT CATGGACGTGTGATAGCCATCAGGCGAGAGGATCAATCGGTGTGGGAGCGACGTGCTCCATTTGGACCCACGCATGTTCAAAAGTTGGTCAAGCAAGGTGTCAAGGTTATCGTTCAGCCTTCGAATAGACGCGCTTATCCCATGCAG GCATATATGCAAGCTGGTGCTCAGATCCAGGAGGACATCAGCGATGCTTCCGTTATCTTTGGCGTCAAACAGGTGCCCATCGATGCTCTCATTCCAGGCAAAACCTATTGCTTCTTCTCGCACACGATCAAGGCACAAGAATCCAACATGCCGCTGCTGGATGCCATTCTCGAAAAG AAAATTCGTCTAATCGACTATGAACGTATTATTGATGAGCGCGGCGCTCGTTTGGTGGCATTTGGCAAATACGCTGGTGTCGCTGGCATGGTGAATATTCTGCATGGCATCGGTCTGCGTTTGTTGGCGTTGGGACATCACACGCCTTTCATGCACATTGGTCCAGCGCACAATTATCGCAACTCGTCGATGGCTCGACAGGCGATACGTGACTGTGGCTATGAGATTTCGTTGGGCATGATGCCCAAATCAATTGGTCCTTTGACATTTGTGTTCACCGGTTCGGGCAATGTGTCGCAGGGTGCACAGGAAGTGTTCTCCGAGCTGCCCATCGAATATGTGCCGCCTGAAATGCTGCGCAAGGTGGCAGAGCATGGCA GTCAAAATAAGTTGTACGGCTGTGAAGTCAGTCGTTCGGATCATTTGGAACGTCGCGAGGGCGGCGGCTTCGATGCCAAGGAGTACGATGAGTTTCCCGAACGTTATATATCCACATTCAATCAGAAGATTGCTCCCTACGCCTCCGTTATTGTCAATGGCATCTATTGGGCTGTCGGCAGTCCCAAATTGATCAGTATTCCGGATGCGAAGAATCTGCTGCGTCCAGCCAATACTCCTTGGCTGCCCACCAGCAAGGGAAGTCCCGCTTTGCCACATCGCATGCTCGCCATTTGCGACATTTCCGCTGATCCTGGCGGTTCCATTGAGTTCATGAACGAATGCACCACAATCGATACGCCATTCTGTCTGTATGATGCTGATCGCAATAAGGACACCAAGAGCTTCAAGGGCCCGGGTGTGCTGGTCTGCTCCATCGATAATATGCCAACTCAGTTGCCGCGTGAGTCGACAGATTTGTTTGGTGAACTGCTGTCGCCACATGTGCACGACATCATCAAGAGTGATGCCAAGAAGCGGCTTCAGGATGAACAGTTCTCCTATCCCATACAGTCG GCAATTATCGCAAGCAATGGCGAGCTGACCGAGGGCTTCCAGTACATTCAAGAGCTGCGCGACTCGCAGAACAATCGCTCGCGCCACAAGATGGAGGGACGCTCCGAGTCCCACAAGAAGGTCCTGGTGCTGGGCGCTGGCATGGTCTCGGCGCCCCTCGTCGAGTGGCTGCATCGAGAGAAGGACGTCAACATCACGGTGTGCTCTCAGGTCAAGGAGGAGGCAGATCGTTTGGCTCAGCAATATGCGGGCGTTGATAGCGTCTATTTGGATGTCAATGAGAGCACAGGACATTTGCAGGAGTTGTGCGGCAAGGCTGATGTGGTGATCTCCCTTTTGCCCTACAGTCTGCATGGGATGATTGCACGCTACTGCGTTGCGGAGCGTACTCACATGGTCACCGCCAGTTATCTGAATGATGAGATTTCCGCTCTCCACGAGGAGGCACGTGCAAATGGTGTGACCATTATGAATGAGGTTGGTTTGGATCCGGGTATTGATCATCTGCTGGCACTCGAGTGCATACACGAGGTGCAGGAGAAGGGCGCCGTCGTTGAGTCCTTTGTCAGCTACTGTGGTGGCTTGCCTGCTCCGGAGCATTCGAATAATGCGCTGCGCTACAAGTTCTCTTGGTCTCCGCGTGGCGTGCTGCTCAACACGCTCTCGGCTGCCAAATATCTGAGCCAAGGACAGATTGTGGAAATCTCCGGTGGCGGTGAATTGATGTCCACACCTCGCAGCCTTGACTTTTTGCCCGGTTTCGCCCTCGAGGGTTTCCCCAATCGGGATTCCACCAAGTACGGTTCACTCTATGGCTTAGGACGCGATGTACACACGCTGCTCCGCGGCACCATACGCTACAAGGGCTTCTCGGAATCGATTAAGCCCATGCAGCTGCTGGGTTTGATTGATCCCGAGCCTCATGCTCTGTTGCATCCCAGCGGGCCGGAGGTTACATGGCGTCAGTTGGTCACACATCTGCTGGGAATGTCCGATACGAGTATCTTCTATGAGAATCTGAAGCAAAAGCTGGTTGAGCGGCTGGGCGATGTCGATGGCATTGAGAGTCTGGGACTGCTCGATGAGACGCCTGTGGTGAAGCTGAACTCGCCGCTGGACACGCTGAGTCATTATCTGTCCAAGCGCTTGGCATTCG ATCGCGATGAACGTGATTTGGTTGTGCTGCGCCATGAGGTTGGCATTCGCTGGCCCGACGGTCGTCGCGAGGAGCGTGGCATCAATTTTGTGGTCTACGGACAACCGCAGGGTCACTCGGCCATGGCCATGACTGTCGGCAAACCCGCCGCAATTGCAGCCAAAATGATACTGGACG GTGAGATCCAAGAACGCGGTGTGCTGCTGCCCTTCACACCGGACATCTATCGCCCCATGTTGCAGCGTCTGCGCTCCGAGGGTTTGACTGCCACGGAGACATCCAGATGGCTCAACTAA
- the LOC133835110 gene encoding homocysteine-responsive endoplasmic reticulum-resident ubiquitin-like domain member 2 protein — protein sequence MDDSSTATTPSPAAATAAGYDAARDKTTTTTAGSRAAGSNAGSGSGVSSIRLLIKSSNQQYDDMNIESDLCWTVERLKKQLSMVYPGKPEIKDQKLIYSGKLVNDTQKLSEVIRSYKDVYQQHHIFHLVCVNRSLTKPPYKAMTTPAKDNGVNANTNTNATANANVNATPRLETNNTNDNELRQRHVSTTAAAAAAQIPYQQLQQQPQQQQQQQQYPWMQHLTDPNMQNHAYHLAAYQAAAAAAYGAVNVSTMTHLTQEQQQALLTNAWIQHCYAQYMQQVMQRPSGAQNAGPALPMLHPLLQNMPVIPHMMSVPQADPAAVPAAAQAANEAAAAGLQPAAAAAAGRQVDGPNFVNIQEEPEMRDWLDSFFSFTRLAIFATVLYFNSSPMRCLLVLLIASGIYLYHIGILRRRRERNNNNINRNNNAGNDAAAFAAVQQIQRMMDAAVERDNNPQAAAEPAPVAPAGQDADEAVAARPAAASAAGGADQADAAEAAAVAAAVVEPANANNSVISIVRTFVITFFTSLLPEAPAL from the exons ATGGATGATAGCAGCACAGCCACAACGCCGTCGCCAGCTGCGGCAACGGCCGCTGGTTATGATGCTGCGCgagacaaaacaacaacaacaactgctgggAGCAGAGCTGCTGGCAGCAACgccggcagcggcagcggcgtcAGCAGCATTaggcttttaattaaatcgtCAAATCAGCAATACGATGACATGAACATCGAGAGCGATCTCTGCTGGACCGTGGAGCGGCTAAAGAAGCAGCTGTCTATGGTGTATCCCGGCAAGCCG GAAATCAAAGACCAAAAGCTCATCTATTCGGGCAAGCTGGTGAACGATACACAGAAGCTATCGGAGGTCATACGCAGCTACAAAGATGTTTATCAACAGCATCACATCTTTCACTTGGTCTGCGTCAACAGGAGCTTGACAAAGCCGCCGTATAAGGCAATGACAACGCCGGCAAAGGACAACGGCGTCAATgccaatacaaacacaaatgccACCGCAAATGCCAATGTTAATGCCACGCCACGTCTGGAGACCAATAATACCAATGATAACGAGCTTAGACAACGTCATGTATCGactacagctgctgctgctgctgctcaaatTCCTTATCAGCAAttacagcaacagccacaacaacagcaacaacaacaacagtaccCATGGATGCAACACCTGACCGATCCCAACATGCAAAATCATGCGTATCACTTGGCTGCCTAtcaagcggcagcagcagctgcctaCGGTGCCGTCAATGTGTCCACAATGACGCATCTGacgcaagagcagcaacaggcgcTGCTCACCAATGCCTGGATACAGCATTGTTATGCCCAATACATGCAGCAAGTGATGCAACG TCCTAGTGGTGCACAGAATGCTGGTCCAGCGTTGCCCATGCTGCATCCGTTGTTGCAAAACATGCCTGTGATACCGCACATGATGAGTGTCCCGCAGGCTGATCCAGCCGCGgtaccagcagcagcacaggCAGCCAATGAGGCAGCCGCAGCAGGTCTGCAACcggctgcagcagcggcagctggcCGTCAAGTGGATGGACCCAATTTCGTCAATATACAGGAGGAGCCAGAGATGCGCGATTGGCTGGACAGTTTCTTTAGCTTTACACGTTTGGCCATCTTTGCGACAGTCTTGTACTTCAATTCGTCGCCCATGCGTTGTCTGTTGGTGCTGCTCATCGCAAGCGGCATTTATCT TTACCACATTGGCATCTTGCGTCGACGTCGcgagcgcaacaacaacaacatcaatagGAACAACAATGCTGGCAACGATGCAGCCGCCTTTGCTGCAGTGCAGCAAATACAACGCATGATGGATGCTGCCGTTGAGCGTGACAATAATCCACAAGCTGCTGCCGAGCCGGCACCAGTTGCACCCGCTGGACAGGATGCGGACGAAGCAGTAGCCGCCAGACCGGCAGCGGCAAGTGCTGCTGGTGGTGCGGATCAAGCTGATGCCGCTGAGGCTGCGgccgttgctgccgctgttgttgagCCGGCAAATGCCAATAACTCTGTGATTTCCATAGTGCGCACTTTTGTCATAACGTTCTTCACCTCGCTGCTGCCCGAGGCGCCAGCGCTGTAA
- the LOC133845354 gene encoding ethanolaminephosphotransferase 1, translated as MCCMRYLTETHLRGFERYKYSSIDTSFLSVYVMHPFWNVCVKYVPMWMAPNILTFVGFLMTVVNFILIAYYDWNFDAANDKSIGNTVPGWVWTVAAINILIYYNLDGMDGKQARRTGTSGPLGELFDHGLDSYSAALIPIYIFSLFGTVDLPPIRMFFVIWNVFLNFYFTHVEKYNTGVMFLPWGYDFTMWGVSIMMFVATLVGPEIYRTSFYDITIANVFEVGLIGSGMLSSHPIIIRNIYLSYKNKTGRMRPPMEMLRPFFAFVWLFVITLIWSFYSRNNVINLEPRVLWMLYGTIFSNIACRLIVAQMSDTRCDAFNILMWPLAATVGVCCFPWYEEVFGIDLTPQGERWLVHGLTIFCTLAHWHYGYGVVTEMCNHFNINCFKIKKQPVNAVQELADTNGTQPETEPVEEV; from the exons ATGTGTTGCATGCGCTATTTGACGGAGACTCATTTGAGGGGTTTCGAACGTTACAAG TACAGCAGCATAGACACAAGTTTTCTCAGTGTCTATGTTATGCACCCCTTCTGGAATGTCTGCGTGAAA TACGTTCCCATGTGGATGGCGCCCAATATTCTCACATTTGTGGGATTTCTGATGACCGTCGTGAATTTCATATTGATAGCCTATTACGATTGGAATTTTGATGCTGCCAATGATAAGTCTATAGGCAATACTGTACCCGGTTGGGTATGGACTGTGGCTGCAATTAACATACTAATCTATTATAATTTGG ATGGCATGGATGGCAAGCAGGCTCGTCGTACGGGGACTAGCGGACCTTTGGGAGAGCTCTTTGATCACGGATTGGATTCCTATTCGGCAGCGCTTATTCCCATCTATATCTTCTCATTATTCGGCACGGTTGATCTGCCGCCTATACGAATGTTTTTCGTTATTTGGAACGTCTTtctcaacttttattttacacaCGTTGAGAAGTATAATACAGGCGTTATGTTTTTGCCTTGGGGTTACGACTTTACCATGTGG GGAGTCAGCATAATGATGTTTGTCGCCACTCTCGTTGGTCCAGAGATTTATCGCACCAGCTTCTACGATATAACTATTGCAAACGTGTTCGAAGTGGGACTTATTGGCTCTGGCATGCTTTCCAGCCATCCGATTATTATAAGGAACATCTATTT atcatacaaaaataaaacggGAAGAATGCGTCCCCCAATGGAAATGCTCCGTCCATTCTTTGCCTTCGTCTGGCTCTTTGTGATCACCTTGATCTGGTCGTTCTACTCGCGGAATAATGTAATCAATCTTGAACCTCGCGTACTCTGGATGCTTTATGGCACAATCTTTTCAAATATTGCT tGCCGTCTAATTGTCGCTCAAATGTCAGATACTCGCTGTGATGCATTCAATATACTTATGTGGCCCTTGGCAGCCACTGTTGGAGTTTGCTGTTTTCCCTGGTATGAAGAAGTCTTCGGCATTGATCTGACGCCGCAAGGAGAACGCTGGCTCGTTCATGGACTGACCATATTCTGCACATTGGCACACTGGCATTATGGCTATGGAGTG GTCACGGAAATGTGTAATCACTTCAATATCAATTGTTTCAAA ATTAAAAAACAACCAGTCAATGCTGTGCAGGAACTTGCTGATACCAATGGCACGCAACCAGAAACGGAACCCGTTGAGGAAGTGTAG
- the LOC133835077 gene encoding dual specificity protein phosphatase CDC14C, whose translation MMLDDDNSDLLACATEIQPDRLYFVVFKKNIKPKNTANTHYFNIDEEFVYENFYNDFGPLNLCILYRYCMKLNTKLSAKGHANKKIVHYTSMNPAKRLNAAYLIGSYAIIYLNKSPAEAYKLLVAGDLPAYTLFCDASYGPSSFKISLLDCLNAIYKGLQAGFFNFNDFDAEEYEYFERVENGDFNWIVPQKFIAFCGPHQKSKTLPNGYPCHAPERYFSYFRDNFVTTVIRLNAKVYHASSFENAGFDHRDLFFIDGSTPSDVILKKFLNICETTKGAIAVHCKAGLGRTGSLIGAYIMKHYGFSALEAIAWLRLCRPGSVIGHQQQWMEDKQSWLWSEGERMRRRSSLPMLQHKYGIYSLDLKTKLVENEQLRQQQQQQQQQQSSASPFDHVDLLLTRVKGISQRVDTMHLHDQDTLDANSYSGGGGIGGGEQTDDELSERQLELQEQDLHYQSTDETNCNVSDNDTDTASAAADQPLSSTTSYTISTRRRKSPSSANKPTIIATSLRRLVNPNAASRSSNNNGGNGNNLVLEPNAVGSCTEKKLRKPSANVFEAARHTIASSVRMTQTALEKSKAQTQGDKLNQIKALRRHHSRASNTAAGNSEIDSNLRHTRARSQPFRNNNNVVAMSTTTSLPLKAVTTTTATTTTAAAAATTSHNLNNNNNYNNLSNSMHNCNNNSTNNNNNNNVQTNSTASRTRSLAIYSKRHKAA comes from the exons ATGATGCTGGACGACGACAACTCGGATCTCTTGGCTTGTGCCACCGAGATACAACCAG aTCGCTTGTACTTTGTGGTATTCAAGAAGAATATCAAGCCAAAGAATACGGCGAACACACATTATTTCAACATCGATGAGGAGTTTGTGTATGAGAATTTCTACAATGATTTTGGGCCACTCAATCTGTGTATACTATATCGCTACTGCATGAAGCTCAACACGAAATTAAGTGCCAAGGGGCACGCGAACAAGAAAATCGTGCACTACACCTCAATGAATCCGGCGAAGCGTCTAAATGCGGCCTACCTGATTGGTTCGTATGCA ATAATCTACCTGAACAAGTCACCAGCCGAGGCATATAAACTACTTGTTGCCGGCGATTTGCCAGCGTATACGCTGTTCTGTGATGCCAGCTATGGACCCAGTAGCTTTAAGATCTCGCTGCTCGACTGCCTCAATGCCATATACAAGGGCCTGCAGGCGGGcttcttcaatttcaatgaCTTTGATGCAGAGGAGTACGAGTATTTTGAGCGTGTCGAAAACGGCGATTTCAATTGGATTGTCCCCCAGAAGTTTATCGCCTTCTGTGGGCCACATCAAAAGTCGAAGACGCTACCCAACGGTTATCCATGCCATGCACCCGAACGCTATTTTAGCTATTTTCGGGATAACTTTGTGACGACCGTGATACGTCTGAATGCCAAAGTGTATCATGCTTCGTCGTTTGAGAATGCTGGCTTCGATCACAGGGATCTGTTCTTCATTGATGGCAGCACGCCCAGCGATGTCATACTCAAGAAATTCCTAAACATTTGCGAGACGACAAAGGGCGCCATTGCGGTGCATTGCAAGGCGGGCTTGGGACGCACGGGCAGCTTGATTGGCGCCTACATCATGAAGCATTACGGGTTTAGTGCACTGGAGGCTATCGCTTGGCTGCGTTTGTGTCGTCCTGGCTCTGTGATtggccatcagcagcagtggATGGAGGA CAAGCAGAGTTGGTTGTGGTCGGAGGGCGAGCGCATGCGTCGCCGCAGCTCGTTGCCCATGCTGCAGCACAAGTATGGCATCTATAGCTTGGATCTGAAGACGAAACTGGTGGAGAACGAACAactgcgacagcagcaacagcagcagcagcaacagcaatcctCGGCGAGTCCCTTTGACCATGTGGATCTGTTGTTGACACGCGTCAAGGGCATTTCACAGCGGGTGGACACAATGCATTTGCATGATCAGGACACGCTGGATGCGAATAGCTacagcggcggcggtggcattGGTGGCGGTGAGCAGACCGATGATGAGCTATCCGAACGGCAGCTGGAATTGCAGGAGCAGGATCTGCACTATCAGTCGACGGACGAAACGAATTGCAATGTCAGCGACAATGATACGGACACCGCAAGTGCTGCGGCCGATCAACCGTTGAGCTCCACCACCAGCTACACGATTTCAACGCGTCGCCGCAAATCGCCATCGAGCGCCAACAAGCCAACGATTATAGCCACCTCGCTGCGTCGTCTGGTCAATCCTAATGCCGCCTCgcgcagcagcaataacaatgggggcaatggcaacaatctTGTCTTGGAGCCAAATGCCGTGGGCAGTTGCACGGAGAAGAAGCTGCGCAAACCGAGTGCCAATGTGTTTGAGGCGGCTCGCCATACGATTGCCTCATCGGTGCGCATGACGCAGACGGCGCTGGAGAAGAGCAAGGCGCAGACGCAGGGCGATAAACTGAATCAAATCAAGGCGTTGCGGCGGCATCATTCGCGTGCCAGCAACACAGCAGCGGGCAACAG tgAAATTGACAGCAATCTGCGGCATACGCGCGCTCGTTCTCAGCCATTtcggaacaacaacaatgtggtTGCCATGTCCACGACGACATCGTTGCCTCTCAAAGCggtgacaacgacaacagcaacaacaacaacggcagcggcagcggcaacaacatcacataaccttaacaacaacaacaactacaataatcTAAGCAACTCCATGCATAACTGTAACAATAATagcactaacaacaacaacaacaacaatgtgcagACCAACTCGACGGCTAGTCGCACTCGCAGTCTGGCCATCTATAGCAAAAG ACACAAGGCAGCTTAG
- the LOC133835140 gene encoding uncharacterized protein LOC133835140, translated as MEQKSSVSALQEFCAKAKTGNPVYDFIDGEEGGYICKVELMDTEAFGNGRSKRDAKHLAAANIMRKLRKLPGFDSLGSTATVCNNNVDDSVQNEMANMNRDMLKELRDYCVRHDMPLPTIEIVQQSGQPNAPEFVACCSVASIKRYGKSDSKKDARQRAAIEMLCIISTSDKISNLNASTNLVSTKPQNADLDADLEDLESERRRKFKTYRELIDAGGDDTRNIKISDRHNYFKSFYPALKAAAFDVINSQEYVSEKDQLDVLLDVLKLTSKVSQLESTSMEPLLQLELKCDFNCMFIGLESVIYKQIIQYLRDMLI; from the exons ATGGAACAAAAATCAAGTGTTTCGGCGTTACAAGAGTTTTGCGCCAAAGCAAAAACTGGCAATCCAGTCTACGATTTTATTGATGGTGAAGAAGGTGGTTACATTTGCAAAGTTGAGCTCATGGATACCGAAGCCTTTGGAAATg GACGCTCTAAGCGGGATGCCAAGCATTTGGCAGCTGCCAACATAATGCGTAAACTGCGCAAGCTGCCCGGCTTTGACAGTTTGGGCAGCACTGCTACAGTTTGCAACAATAATGTCGACGACAGTGTGCAAAATGAGATGGCAAACATGAATCGCGACATGCTGAAAGAGTTGCGCGACTATTGTGTGCGTCATGACATGCCATTGCCCACCATTGAAATTGTGCAGCAGAGTGGCCAACCCAACGCCCCCGAATTTGTCGCCTGCTGCTCGGTGGCTTCAATTAAACGTTATGGCAAATCCGATAGCAAGAAAGATGCACGCCAACGTGCTGCCATCGAAATGCTGTGCATCATCTCCACCTCGGATAAAATCAGTAATTTGAATGCCTCCACAAATTTGGTTAGCACCAAGCCACAAAATGCCGACTTGGACGCCGACTTGGAAGATTTGGAAAGCGAGAGGCGTCGCAAATTCAAGACATATCGTGAACTAATCGACGCTGGTGGCGATGATACGCGAAATATCAAAATTAGCGATCGGCACAATTACTTCAAGAGCTTTTATCCAGCATTAAAGGCGGCAGCCTTCGATGTCATAAATTCCCAGGAATACGTTTCTGAGAAGGACCAGCTAGACGTTTTGTTGGATGTCTTAAAGTTGACTTCGAAAGTTAGTCAATTGGAGTCGACGTCTATGGAGCCTCTATTGCAACTCGAATTGAAATGCGATTTTAATTGTATGTTCATTGGATTGGAGAGCGTGATCTATAAgcaaattatacaatatttgcGGGACATGTTAATTTAG